The Croceicoccus marinus genome contains a region encoding:
- a CDS encoding exodeoxyribonuclease III encodes MVTVATWNINSVRLRLDQVERFLAEQQPDVLCLQEIKVAEHLFPHAAFERMGYVHRAVHGQKGYHGVATVSKLPLTELSRHDWQDNGEARHVGVEVGGAGKGLLIENVYIPAGGDEPDREVNPKFGQKLDFLERMAHWADTVDRPSLIVGDFNVAPLEHDVWSHKALLKVVSHTPVEVEALERFRIAHGWVDLGREYVPADQKSFSWWSYRNKDWKASNRGRRLDHMWASPELAPQARGHRALTECRDWERPSDHIPLVTRFEL; translated from the coding sequence ATGGTTACCGTTGCCACCTGGAACATCAATTCCGTCCGCCTCCGCCTCGATCAGGTCGAGCGCTTTCTTGCCGAGCAGCAGCCCGACGTGCTGTGCCTGCAGGAGATCAAGGTGGCCGAACACCTCTTCCCGCATGCCGCGTTCGAGCGCATGGGATATGTCCACCGCGCCGTGCATGGGCAGAAGGGCTATCACGGTGTCGCGACCGTCTCGAAACTACCGCTCACCGAACTGAGCCGCCATGACTGGCAGGACAATGGCGAGGCCCGCCATGTCGGCGTGGAAGTCGGCGGCGCGGGCAAGGGCCTGCTGATCGAGAATGTCTACATCCCCGCCGGCGGTGACGAGCCAGACCGCGAGGTCAATCCCAAGTTCGGCCAGAAGCTCGACTTCCTGGAACGCATGGCCCACTGGGCCGACACCGTCGATCGCCCCAGCCTGATCGTCGGCGATTTCAACGTCGCCCCGCTGGAACATGACGTGTGGAGCCACAAGGCGCTGCTCAAGGTCGTCAGCCACACCCCGGTCGAGGTCGAGGCGCTTGAGCGTTTTCGCATTGCGCATGGCTGGGTCGACCTGGGCCGCGAATATGTGCCCGCCGACCAGAAGAGCTTTAGCTGGTGGAGCTATCGCAACAAGGACTGGAAGGCGTCCAATCGCGGGCGCAGGCTGGACCACATGTGGGCCTCTCCCGAACTGGCGCCGCAAGCGCGGGGGCATCGCGCGCTGACGGAGTGCCGCGACTGGGAACGGCCTTCGGACCATATCCCGCTGGTCACCCGTTTCGAGCTGTAG
- the ribA gene encoding GTP cyclohydrolase II, with product MAAPSPSRRTAQAVDALRHGWPVRIAGGDGTLCLLAAETGHDAGGTCADRLLVSAARAATLKLINQKDAAVPDAPALIRAAEPFTLQAARQLSDPSRDLANPLAGPFRAQPLEAAEAAKAAMALARIAGILPAFLVAPEPAGEAVELSAGDIAAFEDPARLSVQARAHLPTRAAESAEIVAFRAPDDLREHVALVIGSQTAERVPLVRLHSECLTGDVLGSLKCDCGPQLDAALAAMAQEAAQGGWGVLLYLRQEGRGIGLINKLRAYRLQDQGFDTVDANNRLGLPTDARDFPVAARMLELLGVRRIRLLTNNPMKVDTLAGLGIEVAERVPHALPSNPHNARYLDTKRDRTGHLL from the coding sequence ATGGCCGCCCCCTCCCCTTCCCGCCGGACGGCGCAGGCGGTCGATGCGCTGCGCCATGGCTGGCCCGTGCGGATCGCGGGCGGCGACGGCACGCTTTGCCTGCTGGCGGCCGAAACGGGCCATGACGCGGGCGGAACCTGTGCGGACCGGCTGCTGGTTTCGGCTGCGCGGGCCGCGACGCTGAAGCTGATCAACCAGAAGGACGCCGCCGTGCCCGACGCGCCCGCGCTGATCCGCGCGGCGGAGCCCTTTACCCTGCAGGCCGCGCGCCAGCTGTCCGATCCCTCGCGCGATCTGGCCAATCCGCTGGCGGGACCGTTTCGCGCCCAGCCGCTGGAAGCCGCCGAGGCCGCCAAGGCGGCGATGGCGCTGGCACGGATCGCGGGGATCCTGCCCGCCTTCCTGGTCGCGCCCGAACCTGCGGGCGAAGCGGTGGAGCTGTCCGCCGGCGACATCGCGGCGTTCGAGGATCCGGCCCGCCTCTCGGTTCAGGCCCGCGCCCATCTGCCGACCCGGGCGGCGGAATCGGCGGAGATCGTCGCCTTTCGCGCACCCGACGATCTGCGCGAGCATGTGGCGCTGGTCATCGGCAGCCAGACCGCCGAGCGCGTGCCTTTGGTGCGGCTTCACAGCGAATGCCTGACCGGCGACGTGCTGGGCAGCCTCAAATGCGATTGCGGGCCGCAGCTTGATGCCGCGCTGGCCGCGATGGCGCAGGAAGCGGCGCAGGGCGGCTGGGGCGTGCTGCTCTATCTGCGGCAGGAGGGGCGCGGGATCGGGCTGATCAACAAGCTGCGCGCCTATCGCCTGCAGGACCAGGGGTTCGACACGGTGGACGCCAACAACCGGCTGGGCCTGCCCACCGATGCGCGCGATTTTCCGGTCGCGGCGCGCATGCTGGAACTGCTGGGCGTGCGGCGCATCCGGCTGCTGACCAACAACCCGATGAAGGTCGACACGCTGGCAGGGCTGGGCATCGAGGTGGCCGAGCGCGTGCCCCACGCGCTGCCGTCGAACCCGCATAATGCGCGCTATCTGGATACCAAGCGGGACCGCACGGGGCACCTGTTGTAG
- a CDS encoding potassium channel family protein, with the protein MADKRKPVLVIGLGRFGGAVALTLERMGHEVLGADTDPRLVHEFAGQLTKVVEADCTEMATLDQLGVADFEAAVVAIGTDIEASVLAVLALCDLGIANIWAKANNDKHARILERTGARHVVFPEQRMGERVAHLLNERLLDFLAFGDDFAIARLKAPDPIVGLPLMTSECRKKFSVTVVGVKRTGQDFIHAVPDTIIFPDDELVVSGRIEDIERFSAIHNLRQR; encoded by the coding sequence TTGGCTGACAAGCGAAAACCCGTGCTGGTGATCGGGCTGGGCCGGTTCGGCGGCGCGGTCGCCCTGACCCTCGAACGCATGGGGCACGAGGTGCTGGGCGCCGACACCGATCCTCGGCTGGTGCACGAATTCGCGGGCCAGCTGACCAAGGTGGTCGAGGCGGACTGCACCGAGATGGCGACCCTCGACCAGCTGGGCGTCGCCGATTTCGAAGCCGCGGTCGTCGCCATCGGCACCGATATCGAGGCAAGCGTGCTGGCGGTGCTGGCGCTATGCGATCTTGGCATTGCCAATATCTGGGCCAAGGCCAACAACGACAAGCACGCCCGCATCCTGGAACGGACCGGCGCGCGCCATGTCGTGTTCCCCGAACAGCGCATGGGCGAACGCGTCGCGCATCTCCTCAACGAACGGCTGCTGGACTTCCTGGCCTTTGGCGACGATTTCGCGATCGCCCGGCTGAAGGCGCCCGATCCGATTGTCGGCCTTCCGCTGATGACCAGCGAATGCCGCAAGAAGTTCAGCGTGACGGTCGTGGGCGTCAAGCGCACCGGACAGGACTTCATCCATGCCGTGCCCGACACCATCATCTTTCCCGACGACGAGCTGGTCGTGTCTGGCCGGATCGAGGATATCGAACGCTTCTCGGCGATCCACAACCTCAGGCAGCGCTGA
- a CDS encoding TrkH family potassium uptake protein yields MLSLRDPIRLIPVLFLALIAAGTILLSLPLATADGTRAPVLVALFTSTSAVAVTGLIVTDTPVYWSAFGQGVILLLFQVGGFGIMTAATLFGLMAGRGFGLRDRMATQVERSLLGGGDAAAVLRLVFAVTLAVEGITAAILALRFATAYDLPLPAALWHGLFHAVSAFNNAGFSSFSDSVMGFQADPFILVPIMVAVILAALGFPVMQDLRTHRLRWRRWSLHSRITVTGTIALLSLGFAAILAMEWSNPDTLGPMGAGAKALNAAFHAVMPRTAGFNSLDVGSFHDQTIMVNFFLMFIGGGSAGTAGGIKVTTFFVLFAIVLSETLRRRDAGLFQRRFGRAVERQALSVTVLAATLIFAATTYIASVSALPLGDILFECISAFATVGLSTGITADLPPSALLVLCALMFVGRVGTITVATALALGRRERPYRYPEENPIVG; encoded by the coding sequence ATGCTGAGCCTGCGCGATCCGATTCGGTTGATCCCGGTCCTGTTCCTCGCGCTGATCGCCGCAGGGACGATCCTGCTCAGCCTTCCGCTCGCCACGGCGGACGGCACCCGCGCGCCCGTCCTGGTCGCGCTCTTCACCTCGACATCGGCGGTGGCGGTGACCGGGCTGATCGTGACCGACACGCCGGTCTACTGGTCCGCTTTCGGCCAGGGCGTCATCCTGCTGCTGTTCCAGGTCGGCGGCTTCGGCATCATGACCGCCGCCACCCTGTTCGGGCTGATGGCGGGGCGCGGCTTCGGCCTGCGCGACCGCATGGCGACGCAGGTGGAACGCAGCCTGCTGGGCGGCGGAGATGCCGCGGCGGTGCTCCGCCTGGTGTTCGCGGTCACCCTGGCGGTAGAGGGGATCACGGCGGCCATCCTCGCGCTCCGCTTTGCGACCGCCTATGATCTGCCGCTGCCCGCCGCGCTGTGGCACGGGCTGTTTCATGCGGTCAGCGCGTTCAACAATGCCGGTTTCTCCAGCTTTTCCGACAGCGTTATGGGCTTCCAGGCCGATCCCTTCATCCTTGTGCCGATCATGGTGGCGGTGATCCTCGCCGCACTGGGTTTCCCGGTGATGCAGGACCTGCGCACGCACCGGCTGCGCTGGCGCCGCTGGTCGCTTCATTCGCGCATCACCGTCACCGGCACGATCGCGCTGCTGTCGCTGGGCTTCGCCGCGATACTGGCGATGGAATGGAGCAATCCCGACACGCTGGGGCCGATGGGCGCGGGGGCCAAGGCGCTTAATGCCGCGTTCCATGCGGTGATGCCGCGCACCGCCGGGTTCAACAGCCTGGACGTCGGGTCCTTCCATGATCAGACGATCATGGTGAACTTCTTCCTGATGTTCATCGGCGGCGGCAGCGCCGGAACCGCGGGCGGCATCAAGGTTACCACTTTCTTCGTGCTGTTCGCCATCGTGCTGTCGGAAACCCTGCGCCGCCGCGACGCGGGGCTGTTCCAGCGCCGCTTCGGCCGCGCTGTCGAACGCCAGGCGCTGTCGGTGACCGTGCTGGCCGCCACGCTGATCTTCGCCGCGACCACCTATATCGCGTCGGTCAGCGCCCTGCCGCTCGGCGACATATTGTTCGAATGCATCTCGGCCTTTGCCACGGTGGGGCTGTCGACCGGCATCACCGCCGACCTGCCGCCCAGCGCATTGCTGGTGCTGTGCGCGCTGATGTTCGTGGGGCGCGTGGGCACCATCACCGTCGCCACCGCGCTGGCGCTGGGCCGGCGCGAACGCCCTTACCGTTATCCCGAGGAGAATCCCATTGTTGGCTGA
- a CDS encoding Flp family type IVb pilin: MKICPFTDRFFHESDGGSSAEYALVLSVMVIGLGYASFQLGANIEHAIGNVANGIYETNNPADGASGGGSAGGSGGGASGDGGSGGASGGSGGGGSTGGSGSGGGAGNPDGAGSGGPGSGDSGSGGSEGGSAGGGGGPGSGEQIPGGDGGISPDPEPDLDPDGDDDGDAEDGPG; encoded by the coding sequence ATGAAAATTTGTCCCTTTACTGACAGGTTTTTTCACGAATCTGACGGCGGATCCTCGGCGGAATACGCACTTGTTCTCAGCGTCATGGTGATTGGCCTTGGATATGCCTCGTTTCAACTGGGCGCGAATATCGAACATGCGATCGGCAATGTGGCGAATGGCATCTACGAAACCAACAATCCCGCCGATGGCGCTTCGGGCGGCGGCAGTGCGGGCGGTTCGGGCGGCGGTGCGTCGGGGGATGGCGGTTCGGGCGGCGCATCCGGCGGCAGCGGCGGCGGCGGCAGCACGGGCGGTTCGGGCAGCGGCGGCGGGGCAGGCAATCCGGACGGCGCGGGCAGCGGCGGCCCGGGTAGCGGCGATTCAGGTAGCGGCGGTTCGGAAGGCGGCAGTGCGGGCGGGGGCGGCGGACCGGGTTCGGGCGAGCAGATCCCCGGCGGCGACGGCGGCATAAGCCCCGACCCCGAGCCGGACCTCGATCCCGACGGCGACGACGACGGCGATGCGGAGGACGGCCCCGGCTGA
- the recQ gene encoding DNA helicase RecQ: MAQNLAGALDTLKRTFGFSAFRGVQSQVVDRVLDRRSTLAVMPTGAGKSLCYQLPALMLDGTCVVVSPLIALMHDQLRSAEANGISAATLTSVDENRAETVQRLRDGDLDLLYVAPERASQPHFRELLSQCRIALFAIDEAHCVSEWGHDFRPDYRLLAPMMDAFPQVPRLALTATADAHTRADILTQLGIPEDGLIVAGFDRPNIRYHITPRDSLARQIQQIMDAQPGPGIVYAPTRAATERLAETLGRSGRETRCYHAGLPPETRARNQHDFVASESMVMVATVAFGMGIDKPDVRFVIHAGLPKSIEAYYQETGRAGRDGDPSVAHLFWGADDFARARMRLGEMGEDRIAGERTRLGALGALVETAGCRRAILLRHFGESPPETCGNCDNCLSPPKSIDATVIAQKYLSAVARTRQMFGAGYVESILTGQSTDRSRQNGHESLSVFGIVEGEEAAMLKPVSRALQVRGALLPTEHGGLMLGPDARAFLKGEVPLDLVLPPRRQRTKRRGGDATPNPIGDPLFEALRSLRRDLAKDNGVPPYVIFHDSVLRDMCGLRPQTLDELGELPGIGARKLDEYGEDFLDVIQQHS; encoded by the coding sequence ATGGCCCAGAACTTGGCAGGCGCGCTCGACACCCTCAAACGCACTTTCGGCTTCTCCGCCTTTCGCGGGGTGCAGAGCCAGGTGGTCGACCGCGTGCTGGACCGGCGCTCCACGCTGGCGGTGATGCCGACCGGCGCGGGCAAGTCGCTGTGCTACCAGCTGCCCGCCCTGATGCTGGACGGCACCTGCGTCGTCGTCAGCCCGCTGATCGCGCTGATGCACGACCAGCTGCGCAGCGCCGAGGCGAACGGCATAAGCGCCGCCACCCTCACCAGCGTGGACGAGAACCGCGCCGAAACCGTGCAGCGCCTGCGAGACGGCGATCTCGACCTCCTCTATGTCGCACCCGAACGCGCCAGCCAGCCGCATTTCCGCGAACTGCTGTCCCAGTGCCGCATCGCCCTGTTTGCGATCGACGAGGCGCATTGCGTCTCCGAATGGGGCCACGATTTCCGCCCCGACTACCGCCTGCTCGCCCCGATGATGGACGCGTTTCCGCAGGTCCCGCGCCTTGCGCTGACGGCAACGGCGGACGCGCATACGCGGGCCGACATCCTGACCCAGCTCGGTATTCCGGAAGACGGCCTGATCGTCGCGGGCTTCGACCGGCCGAATATCCGCTATCACATCACCCCGCGCGACAGCCTTGCGCGCCAGATCCAGCAGATCATGGACGCGCAGCCCGGCCCCGGCATCGTCTATGCCCCGACCCGCGCCGCGACAGAGCGGCTGGCCGAAACGCTGGGAAGATCGGGCCGCGAAACCCGCTGCTATCACGCGGGCCTTCCGCCAGAGACGCGCGCCCGCAACCAGCACGATTTCGTCGCATCCGAAAGCATGGTGATGGTCGCCACCGTCGCCTTTGGCATGGGCATCGACAAGCCCGATGTGCGCTTCGTGATCCACGCAGGCCTGCCCAAGTCGATCGAGGCCTATTACCAGGAAACCGGCCGCGCGGGCCGCGACGGAGACCCATCGGTCGCGCATCTGTTCTGGGGCGCCGACGATTTCGCCCGCGCGCGCATGCGGCTGGGCGAAATGGGCGAGGACCGCATCGCGGGCGAGCGTACCCGCCTCGGCGCATTGGGCGCACTGGTCGAAACCGCCGGCTGCCGCCGCGCGATCCTGCTGCGCCATTTCGGCGAGAGCCCGCCCGAAACCTGCGGCAATTGCGACAATTGCCTGTCCCCGCCCAAGTCGATCGACGCCACGGTGATCGCGCAGAAATATCTCTCCGCCGTCGCGCGCACGCGCCAGATGTTCGGCGCGGGCTATGTCGAGAGCATCCTGACCGGCCAGTCCACCGACCGCAGCCGCCAGAACGGGCACGAAAGCCTCTCGGTCTTCGGCATCGTCGAGGGCGAGGAAGCCGCGATGCTCAAACCCGTCAGCCGCGCGCTGCAGGTCCGCGGTGCGCTGCTCCCGACCGAGCATGGCGGGCTGATGCTGGGCCCCGACGCCCGCGCGTTCCTGAAGGGCGAGGTGCCGCTGGACCTCGTCCTCCCGCCCCGGCGCCAGCGCACGAAGCGGCGCGGCGGCGATGCCACGCCAAACCCCATCGGCGACCCGCTGTTCGAGGCTTTGCGCAGCCTTCGCCGCGACCTTGCCAAGGACAATGGCGTCCCGCCCTATGTGATCTTCCACGACAGCGTGCTGCGCGACATGTGCGGATTGCGCCCGCAGACGCTGGACGAGCTGGGCGAACTTCCCGGCATCGGCGCGCGCAAGCTGGACGAATATGGCGAGGACTTCCTCGACGTGATCCAGCAGCATTCGTAA
- the metH gene encoding methionine synthase: MSDQDFAAAASRFVNIGERTNVTGSARFKKLVMAGDYPAAVEVARQQVENGAQIIDVNMDEGLLDAVEAMTTFLKLIAAEPDIARVPIMVDSSKWEVIEAGLKCVSGKPIVNSISMKEGEAPFLDAARKCMDYGAAVVVMAFDETGQADTKQRKIEICERAYKLLTGIGFPPEDIIFDPNVFAVATGIEEHDRYALDFIEAVSVLRKTCPHVHFSGGLSNLSFSFRGNETVRRAMHSVFLYHAIPAGLDMAIVNAGQLDVYDQIDPVLRDACEDVILMRGSPADSGFDTATERLIALAESYKGKSPEAEKQAAEWRGYAVEKRLEHALVKGIDAHIVDDTEEMRAAVEERGGRPIEVIEGPLMDGMNVVGDLFGSGKMFLPQVVKSARVMKKAVAHLIPYIEAEKEEGARPKGRIVMATVKGDVHDIGKNIVGVVLQCNGYEVIDLGVMVPWPDILKAANENDADIIGLSGLITPSLDEMVTVAEEMARAEMAIPLLIGGATTSKVHTALRIDPAYAGPVIHVLDASRAVGVASQLLSDTQRDPYVVKIADEYEDVRVKRAGKGQSALLPLSEARDNGFAADMADKPAAPAQPGNHVFDSWDLADLADHIDWTPFFRAWELAGNYPAILDDEVVGESARSLFADAQKMLQQIIAEQWFTARGVCEFWPCRRDGDDVVLEDGTRLPFLRQQVKKSRERANFCLADFVDPAGDWLGGFAVAIHGIDDHSARFRAAHDDYSDILLKALADRFAEAFAERLHQHVRTTLWGYAPQEQLTNEALIKEQYRGIRPAPGYPACPDHSLKPILWDLMQVEDRAGITLTESNAMWPTSAVSGFYFAHPESQYFGVARIGRDQLEDYAARRGIDLATAERWLRPNLD, translated from the coding sequence ATGTCTGATCAGGACTTTGCCGCAGCGGCAAGCCGCTTCGTCAATATTGGCGAGCGCACCAATGTCACGGGCTCTGCGCGTTTCAAGAAGCTGGTGATGGCGGGCGACTATCCCGCCGCGGTCGAAGTCGCGCGCCAGCAGGTCGAGAACGGCGCGCAGATCATCGACGTCAACATGGACGAGGGCCTGCTCGACGCGGTCGAGGCGATGACCACCTTCCTCAAGCTGATCGCCGCCGAGCCCGATATCGCGCGCGTGCCGATCATGGTGGATTCGTCCAAGTGGGAGGTGATCGAGGCGGGCCTAAAATGCGTCTCCGGCAAGCCCATCGTCAATTCGATCAGCATGAAGGAGGGCGAGGCGCCCTTCCTGGATGCCGCGCGCAAATGCATGGATTACGGCGCGGCGGTCGTGGTGATGGCCTTCGACGAAACCGGCCAGGCCGACACCAAGCAGCGCAAGATCGAGATCTGCGAGCGTGCCTACAAGCTCCTCACCGGTATCGGCTTTCCCCCTGAGGACATCATCTTCGACCCCAATGTCTTCGCGGTCGCGACCGGCATCGAGGAGCATGACCGCTACGCGCTCGACTTCATCGAGGCGGTGTCGGTGCTGCGCAAGACCTGCCCGCACGTGCATTTCAGCGGCGGGCTGTCGAACCTGTCCTTCAGCTTCCGCGGCAACGAGACGGTGCGCCGCGCGATGCATTCGGTGTTCCTCTATCACGCGATCCCCGCTGGCCTCGACATGGCGATCGTCAATGCCGGGCAGCTCGACGTCTACGACCAGATCGATCCCGTGCTGCGCGACGCGTGCGAGGATGTGATCCTGATGCGAGGGTCCCCGGCGGACAGCGGTTTCGACACCGCGACCGAACGGCTGATCGCGCTGGCCGAAAGCTACAAGGGCAAGAGCCCGGAGGCGGAGAAACAGGCCGCCGAATGGCGCGGCTATGCGGTCGAGAAGCGGCTGGAACACGCGCTGGTCAAGGGCATCGACGCGCATATCGTCGACGATACCGAGGAAATGCGCGCCGCCGTGGAAGAGCGCGGCGGCCGCCCGATCGAGGTGATCGAAGGCCCGCTGATGGACGGCATGAATGTCGTCGGCGACCTGTTCGGCAGCGGCAAGATGTTCCTGCCGCAGGTGGTCAAATCCGCCCGCGTCATGAAAAAGGCCGTTGCCCACCTGATCCCCTATATCGAGGCGGAGAAGGAAGAGGGCGCACGGCCCAAGGGCCGCATCGTCATGGCGACGGTAAAGGGCGACGTGCACGATATCGGCAAGAACATCGTCGGCGTCGTGCTGCAGTGCAACGGCTATGAAGTCATCGACCTCGGCGTGATGGTGCCATGGCCCGACATATTGAAGGCCGCGAACGAGAACGATGCCGACATCATCGGCCTTTCGGGCCTGATCACCCCTTCGCTGGACGAGATGGTGACCGTGGCCGAGGAGATGGCCCGCGCCGAGATGGCGATCCCGCTGCTGATCGGCGGCGCAACCACCAGCAAGGTGCACACTGCGCTGCGCATCGATCCCGCCTATGCGGGGCCGGTGATCCACGTGCTCGACGCCAGCCGCGCGGTCGGCGTCGCCTCGCAGCTTCTGTCCGACACCCAGCGCGACCCCTATGTCGTGAAGATCGCCGACGAGTACGAGGATGTCCGCGTCAAGCGCGCGGGCAAGGGGCAAAGCGCCCTGTTGCCGCTGTCCGAAGCGCGCGATAACGGCTTTGCCGCCGACATGGCCGACAAGCCCGCCGCACCCGCACAGCCGGGCAATCACGTATTCGACAGCTGGGACCTGGCGGATCTCGCCGACCATATCGACTGGACGCCGTTTTTCCGCGCATGGGAGCTGGCGGGCAACTACCCCGCGATCCTCGACGACGAGGTGGTGGGCGAAAGCGCGCGCAGCCTGTTCGCCGATGCGCAGAAAATGCTGCAGCAGATCATTGCGGAACAATGGTTTACCGCACGCGGCGTGTGCGAGTTCTGGCCGTGCAGGCGCGATGGCGACGATGTCGTGCTGGAAGACGGCACGCGGCTTCCCTTCCTGCGCCAGCAGGTGAAGAAATCGCGCGAACGCGCGAATTTCTGCCTTGCCGATTTCGTCGACCCCGCGGGCGACTGGCTGGGCGGTTTCGCGGTCGCCATCCACGGGATCGACGACCACTCCGCCCGCTTCCGCGCGGCGCATGACGATTATTCGGACATCCTGCTGAAGGCGCTGGCCGACCGCTTTGCCGAGGCTTTCGCAGAACGCCTGCACCAGCATGTCCGCACCACGCTGTGGGGATACGCCCCGCAGGAACAGCTGACCAACGAGGCGCTGATCAAGGAGCAATATCGCGGCATCCGCCCCGCGCCCGGCTATCCCGCATGCCCCGACCATTCGCTCAAGCCCATCCTGTGGGACCTGATGCAGGTCGAGGACCGGGCTGGCATCACGCTGACCGAATCGAACGCGATGTGGCCGACCTCGGCAGTATCGGGCTTTTACTTCGCGCACCCGGAAAGCCAGTATTTCGGCGTCGCCCGCATCGGCCGCGACCAGCTTGAGGACTATGCGGCGCGGCGCGGCATCGACCTCGCCACCGCCGAACGCTGGCTGCGCCCGAACCTGGACTGA
- a CDS encoding homocysteine S-methyltransferase family protein, translating into MTMTFQSIRPSKARAAFLEQASQRILITDGAFGTQIQTKGLVEADYAGDLGLAKDQKGNNDILALTRPEVPESIHRAYFEAGADIAETNTFSANKISQADYAAEDLVADINRESAALARRLADEFADKDGRPRFVAGAIGPTNKTLSLSPDVNDPGYREIDFDYLTEIYRAQCEALVEGGADFILIETVFDTLNAKAGIMAVRQMEQALGREVPIMLSMTLTDLSGRNLSGHTVEAFWYAVRHANPLTVGLNCSFGATQLAPHVAALAKIADCCTMHYPNAGLPNELGEYDEMPDTTAGYVLDWARRGLVNVLGGCCGSTPQHIAAMAKAVKGIAPRQIPEPARKTRLAGLEPFIMAA; encoded by the coding sequence ATGACGATGACCTTCCAAAGCATTCGGCCAAGCAAGGCCCGCGCCGCCTTCCTGGAACAGGCGTCGCAGCGCATCCTGATCACCGATGGCGCGTTCGGCACGCAGATCCAGACCAAGGGGCTGGTCGAGGCCGATTACGCAGGCGACCTGGGCCTGGCGAAGGACCAGAAGGGCAATAACGACATCCTCGCGCTGACCAGGCCCGAGGTGCCCGAATCGATCCACCGCGCCTATTTCGAGGCCGGGGCCGACATTGCCGAGACCAACACGTTCAGCGCCAACAAGATCAGCCAAGCCGATTACGCGGCCGAAGACCTCGTCGCCGACATCAACCGCGAAAGCGCGGCTCTGGCGCGGCGCTTGGCCGACGAGTTTGCTGACAAGGATGGCCGTCCCCGCTTCGTGGCGGGCGCGATCGGGCCGACCAACAAGACGCTCTCGCTGTCGCCCGACGTCAACGATCCCGGCTACCGCGAGATCGATTTCGACTATCTGACAGAAATTTACCGCGCACAGTGCGAGGCACTGGTAGAGGGCGGGGCGGATTTCATCCTGATCGAGACGGTGTTCGACACGCTGAACGCCAAGGCGGGCATCATGGCGGTGCGCCAGATGGAACAGGCGCTGGGCCGCGAAGTGCCGATCATGCTGTCGATGACGCTGACCGACCTGTCGGGCCGCAATCTGTCGGGCCACACGGTGGAGGCGTTCTGGTACGCTGTGCGCCATGCCAATCCGCTGACGGTCGGGCTGAACTGCTCGTTCGGCGCGACGCAGCTGGCCCCGCATGTCGCCGCGCTCGCCAAGATCGCCGATTGCTGCACCATGCATTATCCCAATGCGGGCCTGCCGAACGAGCTGGGCGAATATGACGAGATGCCCGACACCACCGCAGGCTATGTGCTCGACTGGGCAAGGCGCGGGCTGGTCAACGTGCTGGGCGGATGCTGCGGTTCGACGCCGCAGCATATTGCGGCCATGGCCAAAGCGGTAAAGGGCATCGCCCCGCGCCAGATCCCCGAACCGGCGCGCAAGACGCGGCTGGCGGGACTTGAACCCTTCATCATGGCTGCCTAG
- the metF gene encoding methylenetetrahydrofolate reductase: MSKPLFASLPGDIDVSFEFFPPKNDKSEEQLWDTVLALAPLRPDFVSVTYGAGGSTRERTHGTVARIIRETGLPTAAHLTCVDASRDEIREVAEGFWNAGVRHIVALRGDPPTMGDRFVPHPGGYASAADLVAGLKDIAPFDISVAAYPETHPEAQDSQADIDNLKRKLDAGASRAITQFFFAPEKFLRFRDLAAAQGIDAPILPGILPVSNVAQTRKFADACGAEIPKWMEELFEGLDNRPESRKLVAATIAAEMCRTLYAEGVRDFHFYTLNRAELSYAVCHLLGMRPREAALVQENAA; the protein is encoded by the coding sequence ATGAGCAAACCCCTCTTCGCCTCGCTGCCCGGCGACATCGACGTGTCGTTCGAATTCTTCCCACCCAAGAACGACAAGTCGGAAGAGCAGCTGTGGGACACCGTCCTCGCGCTCGCGCCGCTGCGGCCCGATTTCGTGTCGGTCACCTATGGCGCGGGCGGCAGCACGCGCGAGCGCACCCATGGCACCGTGGCGCGCATCATCCGCGAAACCGGCCTGCCGACCGCCGCGCACCTGACCTGCGTCGACGCCAGCCGGGACGAGATCCGCGAGGTGGCCGAAGGCTTCTGGAACGCGGGCGTGCGCCATATCGTCGCCCTGCGCGGCGATCCGCCGACGATGGGCGACCGCTTCGTGCCCCATCCCGGCGGCTATGCCAGCGCTGCCGACCTGGTCGCGGGCCTCAAGGACATCGCGCCCTTCGACATCTCGGTCGCCGCCTACCCCGAAACCCACCCGGAGGCGCAGGATTCGCAGGCCGACATCGACAATCTGAAGCGCAAGCTGGATGCGGGCGCATCGCGCGCCATCACCCAGTTCTTCTTCGCGCCCGAGAAATTCCTGCGCTTCCGCGACCTTGCCGCCGCGCAGGGGATCGACGCGCCGATCCTGCCGGGCATATTGCCGGTGTCCAACGTCGCCCAGACGCGCAAGTTCGCCGATGCCTGCGGTGCCGAAATCCCGAAATGGATGGAGGAACTGTTCGAAGGGCTCGACAACCGGCCCGAATCGCGCAAGCTGGTCGCGGCCACCATCGCCGCCGAAATGTGCCGCACCCTCTATGCAGAAGGCGTGCGCGACTTCCATTTCTACACACTCAACCGCGCCGAGCTTTCCTATGCGGTGTGCCATCTTCTCGGCATGCGCCCACGGGAAGCTGCGCTGGTGCAGGAGAATGCAGCATGA